The following are encoded in a window of Manihot esculenta cultivar AM560-2 chromosome 8, M.esculenta_v8, whole genome shotgun sequence genomic DNA:
- the LOC110620676 gene encoding zinc finger protein 10 — MEQAQFWMWTKRKQSSSSHIQASTRSSYDDSWEEQAFAEDAAGPLGGCIWPPRSYSCSFCRREFRSAQALGGHMNVHRRDRARLKESPGPHNELLHHDHQNNHNLFQNQYSSLGFQCPSQICTLVYSPNPNTDPGVIASPSSTSKLSITSTQGNCTEKNFFPSFSSSAFKEEPDRKNPRSSPPSWPNSPKDRCYSISDPRKEGDKNSRIVESGCRAKIDYVKTDLSVSLNLVFRRACPAISSDGDEEEDAVCKRRKTRPSSLPFLMKSNSVDKHHIQSEVIEISPCSIEELDLELRLGDRPKVK, encoded by the coding sequence ATGGAGCAAGCACAGTTCTGGATGTGGACAAAGCGAAAACAGAGTTCCAGTTCTCATATCCAAGCTTCAACTCGCTCATCATATGATGATTCATGGGAAGAACAAGCTTTTGCAGAAGACGCAGCTGGACCTTTAGGAGGCTGTATATGGCCTCCAAGATCTTATTCTTGCAGCTTTTGTAGAAGAGAATTCAGGTCTGCTCAAGCTCTTGGGGGTCACATGAATGTTCATAGAAGGGATAGAGCTAGACTAAAAGAATCTCCAGGTCCCCATAATGAACTTCTTCATCATGACCATCAAAACAATCACAATCTCTTTCAAAATCAATATTCATCTCTGGGTTTTCAATGCCCATCTCAGATTTGTACCTTGGTTTACAGCCCTAACCCTAATACTGATCCTGGTGTAATCGCATCGCCATCTTCAACTTCTAAGCTTTCAATTACATCCACTCAAGGGAATTGTACTGAAAAGAACTTTttcccttctttttcttcttctgctttcaAAGAAGAACCTGACAGGAAGAACCCCAGATCTTCACCTCCATCATGGCCGAACTCTCCTAAGGACAGATGTTACAGCATCTCAGATCCCAGGAAAGAAGGAGACAAGAATTCAAGAATCGTAGAATCAGGATGTAGAGCTAAGATAGATTATGTCAAAACTGATCTGTCAGTGAGCTTGAATTTGGTTTTTCGACGAGCTTGCCCAGCCATATCATCAGACGGTGATGAGGAGGAGGATGCTGTCTGCAAAAGAAGGAAGACAAGGCCATCATCATTACCTTTCTTGATGAAGTCGAATTCAGTTGATAAACATCATATCCAGTCCGAGGTAATTGAAATTAGCCCTTGCTCTATAGAGGAATTGGATCTTGAACTCAGGCTTGGCGACAGGCCTAAGGTAAAGTAG